The following coding sequences lie in one bacterium genomic window:
- a CDS encoding haloacid dehalogenase-like hydrolase — protein sequence MVFDLDGTLLRGPTVCEVLAVPLGRLDEMREFERLSTDDQEGIARGRAEIARWYAEVSREQLLESLNAVEWAPGVREGIVRLREASIEVAIASITWKAAVDWCAAKLGVTRTLGTAHEDDGCIEHVWPKDKAMWLRELSAALAIPRERTAGVGDSAGDIPMLQAAGLAVFVGQPPPPGLECVHLPAAGIDEVARTILERWDLGRYNPAAAVG from the coding sequence GTGGTGTTCGATCTGGATGGGACGCTGCTTCGCGGACCGACGGTCTGCGAAGTGTTAGCTGTGCCGCTCGGCCGTCTCGACGAGATGCGTGAGTTTGAGCGCCTGTCGACCGACGATCAGGAGGGGATAGCGCGCGGGCGAGCCGAGATAGCGCGATGGTATGCGGAGGTCTCGCGCGAGCAATTGCTGGAATCGCTGAACGCCGTGGAGTGGGCGCCAGGCGTGCGTGAGGGGATCGTGCGGCTTCGCGAAGCCTCGATCGAGGTAGCGATCGCGTCGATCACCTGGAAGGCTGCTGTGGACTGGTGCGCGGCGAAATTGGGCGTGACCCGGACGCTCGGTACCGCGCACGAGGATGACGGTTGTATTGAGCACGTGTGGCCCAAGGACAAGGCCATGTGGCTTCGGGAACTGTCGGCCGCGCTGGCGATTCCGCGCGAGCGAACGGCAGGCGTCGGTGATTCGGCGGGTGACATTCCGATGCTGCAGGCCGCCGGCCTCGCGGTGTTTGTGGGACAGCCGCCGCCGCCGGGGTTGGAGTGCGTGCATCTGCCTGCCGCCGGAATCGATGAGGTGGCGCGCACCATTCTCGAACGATGGGATTTGGGGCGGTACAATCCAGCAGCAGCTGTTGGATAA